Proteins co-encoded in one Malus sylvestris chromosome 7, drMalSylv7.2, whole genome shotgun sequence genomic window:
- the LOC126629199 gene encoding RNA pseudouridine synthase 5 isoform X3 translates to MSSSSRACQPQTFGLPWPDLNDGLFYNDVVRTSDSELTLIEFYSSKYNNSAPLQGWLQRIRSGQITVDGEVVRDPDTILRVGSKLAYHRLPWREPDAPYLLEVLYEDDDMKISPLSCQQPHPVPAHRLGRGTSGILLCAKTKHAKTQLAAYLADGTSNIGDGSNADMEPRTERKISKIYRALVTGIVCEDKVIVKQPIGMVRYPGVAKGLYVASPTGKPALSKVEVLEREIHKNQTLVQVEIQSGRPHQIRIHLSYIGHPLLGDPLYVPGGQPKCSDFDLVDESFADDGGFQRPTNPVPGDCGYNLHAHQVTLSHPASNEVIKVIAPLPPILRTQQETEQLTRGKPEQLTHPHK, encoded by the exons ATGTCTAGCTCCTCGCGAGCATGTCAGCCTCAGACGTTTGGATTGCCGTGGCCCGATCTCAACGACGGATTGTTCTACAACGACGTCGTTCGAACCTCCGATTCCg AACTGACACTGATCGAGTTCTACTCTAGCAAGTACAATAATTCAGCTCCATTGCAAGG TTGGTTGCAGAGAATTCGGAGCGGACAG ATAACAGTTGATGGAGAAGTTGTTAGAGATCCCGATACGATCCTCAG GGTTGGCTCGAAATTGGCATATCATAGACTTCCGTGGAGAGAGCCCGATGCACCATACTTGCTCGAGGTTCTGTATGAGGATGATGATATG AAGATTTCTCCCTTATCGTGCCAACAACCACATCCTGTTCCTGCCCATCGCTTAGGAAGAGGCACTTCAG GAATATTACTCTGTGCAAAGACAAAGCATGCCAAAACTCAGCTTGCAGCATACTTAGCTGACGGGACATCTAATATTGGAGATGGCAG TAATGCTGACATGGAGCCTCGTACAGAGAGGAAAATATCAAAGATTTACCGGGCACTAGTGACTGGGATAGTTTGTGAGGATAAG GTGATTGTAAAGCAGCCAATTGGAATGGTGCGATATCCTGGTGTGGCTAAAGGGCTGTATGTTGCTTCTCCTACAG GAAAGCCAGCTCTGAGTAAAGTTGAAGTTCTTGAGAGAGAGATTCATAAAAACCAGACGCTAGTCCAG GTTGAGATTCAGTCAGGAAGGCCACACCAAATTCGCATCCATCTTTCTTACATAGGACATCCATTGTTAG GAGATCCTCTTTATGTTCCTGGTGGACAGCCAAAGTGCTCAGATTTCGACTTGGTCGATGAAAGTTTTGCCGATGATGG AGGGTTTCAGAGGCCTACAAATCCCGTTCCTGGTGACTGTGGCTACAACTTGCATGCTCATCAAGTCACTCTCTCTCACCCCGCATCCAATGAG GTAATCAAAGTTATAGCACCACTTCCACCAATTCTTCGGACGCAACAAGAAACCGAACAACTTACTCGCGGAAAACCCGAACAACTTACGCATCCGCACAAATAA
- the LOC126629199 gene encoding RNA pseudouridine synthase 5 isoform X2, whose protein sequence is MSSSSRACQPQTFGLPWPDLNDGLFYNDVVRTSDSELTLIEFYSSKYNNSAPLQGWLQRIRSGQITVDGEVVRDPDTILRVGSKLAYHRLPWREPDAPYLLEVLYEDDDMQRTVLTQLLWRATQKISPLSCQQPHPVPAHRLGRGTSGILLCAKTKHAKTQLAAYLADGTSNIGDGSNADMEPRTERKISKIYRALVTGIVCEDKVIVKQPIGMVRYPGVAKGLYVASPTGKPALSKVEVLEREIHKNQTLVQVEIQSGRPHQIRIHLSYIGHPLLGDPLYVPGGQPKCSDFDLVDESFADDGGFQRPTNPVPGDCGYNLHAHQVTLSHPASNEVIKVIAPLPPILRTQQETEQLTRGKPEQLTHPHK, encoded by the exons ATGTCTAGCTCCTCGCGAGCATGTCAGCCTCAGACGTTTGGATTGCCGTGGCCCGATCTCAACGACGGATTGTTCTACAACGACGTCGTTCGAACCTCCGATTCCg AACTGACACTGATCGAGTTCTACTCTAGCAAGTACAATAATTCAGCTCCATTGCAAGG TTGGTTGCAGAGAATTCGGAGCGGACAG ATAACAGTTGATGGAGAAGTTGTTAGAGATCCCGATACGATCCTCAG GGTTGGCTCGAAATTGGCATATCATAGACTTCCGTGGAGAGAGCCCGATGCACCATACTTGCTCGAGGTTCTGTATGAGGATGATGATATG CAACGAACAGTTCTCACACAGCTTCTATGGCGTGCAACACAGAAGATTTCTCCCTTATCGTGCCAACAACCACATCCTGTTCCTGCCCATCGCTTAGGAAGAGGCACTTCAG GAATATTACTCTGTGCAAAGACAAAGCATGCCAAAACTCAGCTTGCAGCATACTTAGCTGACGGGACATCTAATATTGGAGATGGCAG TAATGCTGACATGGAGCCTCGTACAGAGAGGAAAATATCAAAGATTTACCGGGCACTAGTGACTGGGATAGTTTGTGAGGATAAG GTGATTGTAAAGCAGCCAATTGGAATGGTGCGATATCCTGGTGTGGCTAAAGGGCTGTATGTTGCTTCTCCTACAG GAAAGCCAGCTCTGAGTAAAGTTGAAGTTCTTGAGAGAGAGATTCATAAAAACCAGACGCTAGTCCAG GTTGAGATTCAGTCAGGAAGGCCACACCAAATTCGCATCCATCTTTCTTACATAGGACATCCATTGTTAG GAGATCCTCTTTATGTTCCTGGTGGACAGCCAAAGTGCTCAGATTTCGACTTGGTCGATGAAAGTTTTGCCGATGATGG AGGGTTTCAGAGGCCTACAAATCCCGTTCCTGGTGACTGTGGCTACAACTTGCATGCTCATCAAGTCACTCTCTCTCACCCCGCATCCAATGAG GTAATCAAAGTTATAGCACCACTTCCACCAATTCTTCGGACGCAACAAGAAACCGAACAACTTACTCGCGGAAAACCCGAACAACTTACGCATCCGCACAAATAA
- the LOC126629199 gene encoding RNA pseudouridine synthase 5 isoform X1, which translates to MSSSSRACQPQTFGLPWPDLNDGLFYNDVVRTSDSELTLIEFYSSKYNNSAPLQGWLQRIRSGQITVDGEVVRDPDTILRVGSKLAYHRLPWREPDAPYLLEVLYEDDDMIALNKPSGLQVLPQGLFQQRTVLTQLLWRATQKISPLSCQQPHPVPAHRLGRGTSGILLCAKTKHAKTQLAAYLADGTSNIGDGSNADMEPRTERKISKIYRALVTGIVCEDKVIVKQPIGMVRYPGVAKGLYVASPTGKPALSKVEVLEREIHKNQTLVQVEIQSGRPHQIRIHLSYIGHPLLGDPLYVPGGQPKCSDFDLVDESFADDGGFQRPTNPVPGDCGYNLHAHQVTLSHPASNEVIKVIAPLPPILRTQQETEQLTRGKPEQLTHPHK; encoded by the exons ATGTCTAGCTCCTCGCGAGCATGTCAGCCTCAGACGTTTGGATTGCCGTGGCCCGATCTCAACGACGGATTGTTCTACAACGACGTCGTTCGAACCTCCGATTCCg AACTGACACTGATCGAGTTCTACTCTAGCAAGTACAATAATTCAGCTCCATTGCAAGG TTGGTTGCAGAGAATTCGGAGCGGACAG ATAACAGTTGATGGAGAAGTTGTTAGAGATCCCGATACGATCCTCAG GGTTGGCTCGAAATTGGCATATCATAGACTTCCGTGGAGAGAGCCCGATGCACCATACTTGCTCGAGGTTCTGTATGAGGATGATGATATG ATTGCTCTAAATAAGCCTTCTGGGCTGCAAGTTTTACCTCAAGGTCTTTTCCAGCAACGAACAGTTCTCACACAGCTTCTATGGCGTGCAACACAGAAGATTTCTCCCTTATCGTGCCAACAACCACATCCTGTTCCTGCCCATCGCTTAGGAAGAGGCACTTCAG GAATATTACTCTGTGCAAAGACAAAGCATGCCAAAACTCAGCTTGCAGCATACTTAGCTGACGGGACATCTAATATTGGAGATGGCAG TAATGCTGACATGGAGCCTCGTACAGAGAGGAAAATATCAAAGATTTACCGGGCACTAGTGACTGGGATAGTTTGTGAGGATAAG GTGATTGTAAAGCAGCCAATTGGAATGGTGCGATATCCTGGTGTGGCTAAAGGGCTGTATGTTGCTTCTCCTACAG GAAAGCCAGCTCTGAGTAAAGTTGAAGTTCTTGAGAGAGAGATTCATAAAAACCAGACGCTAGTCCAG GTTGAGATTCAGTCAGGAAGGCCACACCAAATTCGCATCCATCTTTCTTACATAGGACATCCATTGTTAG GAGATCCTCTTTATGTTCCTGGTGGACAGCCAAAGTGCTCAGATTTCGACTTGGTCGATGAAAGTTTTGCCGATGATGG AGGGTTTCAGAGGCCTACAAATCCCGTTCCTGGTGACTGTGGCTACAACTTGCATGCTCATCAAGTCACTCTCTCTCACCCCGCATCCAATGAG GTAATCAAAGTTATAGCACCACTTCCACCAATTCTTCGGACGCAACAAGAAACCGAACAACTTACTCGCGGAAAACCCGAACAACTTACGCATCCGCACAAATAA
- the LOC126629203 gene encoding uncharacterized protein LOC126629203 produces the protein MSGPSDRRFDLNLVEEAAPPSPDNIWRPSFVSPTGPLTVGDSVMKNDMTAAVVARNLLTPKDNRLLSKRSDELAVKDSLALSVQCAGSVSNMAQRLFARTRQVESLAAEVMSLKQEIRGLKHENKQLHRLAHDYATNMKRKLDQMKETDGQVLLDHQRFVGLFQRHLLPSSSGAVPRNEAPNDQPLMPPPSRVLSSTEAPNDPPPVPSLSGALPTAETSPKQPL, from the coding sequence atgtctggcccctccgaccgtcgttttgacttgaaccttgttgaagaggcagccccgccttctccagacaacatatggcgcccatccttcgtctcccctactggtcctcttaccgttggggattccgtgatgaagaatgatatgaccgctgcggtggtggccaggaaccttctcactcccaaagataacagactactttccaaacggtctgatgagttagctgttaaggattcgctggctctcagtgttcagtgtgcaggttctgtgtctaatatggcccaacgcctatttgctcgaacccgccaagttgaatcattggcggctgaagtgatgagtctcaaacaggagattagagggctcaagcatgagaataaacagttgcaccggctcgcacatgactatgctacaaacatgaagaggaagcttgaccagatgaaggaaactgatggtcaggttttacttgatcatcagagatttgtgggtttgttccaaaggcatttattgccttcgtcttctggggctgtaccgcgtaatgaagctccaaatgatcaacctctgatgcctcctccttctagggttctgtccagtactgaggctccaaatgatccccctccggtgccttctctttctggggctctaccgactgctgagacttctcctaagcaacctttgtga
- the LOC126629198 gene encoding uncharacterized protein LOC126629198 isoform X1, which yields MLSMILNRSAQPGLIFFLAREHRLIFSALEMDSFFNFKAPSDDCVPSELDILKCPFLRNINEPTNFSFASSLAFPVPGRGAKGPIFEDGPNFDMAFRLFHGSDGVVPLSGKSYVHSDIVEPQPAPPMFNPLAAKAATISLSSFGAGGPFSFDAFHKKWKNQQKKSNSSKKDSTSKGGNSNHEAVGNEWLQSGNCPIAKSYRAVSGVIPLVAKAFQPPPGMKIKCPPAIVAARAALSRTAFAKNLRPQPLPAKVLVIGAMGMAANVPLGIWREHTKKFSLSWFAAVHAAVPFIALLRKSVLMPKSAMAFTIAASVLGQVIGSRAERYRLKAVASKSSPLTETSAGVVTTQTSELQVLQVKTETSAGGATTQTSELQVLQAKTGHCNAIEEWNSVSLQVARPSSSADVF from the exons ATGCTTTCGATGATTCTTAATCGTTCGGCTCAACCcggtttgattttctttttagcAAGAGAGCATCG GTTAATTTTCTCAGCGTTGGAGATGGATTCCTTTTTCAATTTCAAAGCTCCAAGTGACGATTGTGTGCCGTCTGAGCTAGACATTCTCAAATGCCCATTTTTGAGAAACATCAATGAGCCCACCAATTTTTCCTTCGCGTCATCCTTGGCGTTCCCAGTACCT GGACGTGGAGCCAAAGGTCCAATTTTTGAAGATGGTCCCAattttgacatggcatttcGGCTTTTCCATGGGAGTGACGGAGTTGTCCCACTTTCTGGAAAATCATATGTGCATTCTGACATAGTTGAGCCTCAACCAGCCCCACCCATGTTCAATCCAttagctgcaaaggcagctacGATCAGTCTCTCATCCTTTGGTGCTGGAGGGCCATTCAGTTTCGATGCATTCCATAAGAAATGGAAGAACCAGCAAAAGAAATCTAATTCCTCGAAAAAAGATTCTACGTCAAAG GGAGGAAATTCTAATCACGAGGCAGTGGGCAATGAGTGGCTGCAATCTGGAAACTGTCCGATCGCAAAGTCTTACCGTGCTGTTAGTGGTGTCATTCCACTAGTCGCAAAGGCTTTTCAGCCCCCTCCAGGCATGAAAATCAAGTGCCCGCCAGCAATAGTTGCAGCCCGAGCAGCCCTGTCGCGAACTGCATTTGCAAAGAACCTCCGCCCGCAACCCCTTCCTGCAAAAGTACTTGTGATTGGAGCGATGGGCATGGCAGCCAATGTTCCTTTAGGGATATGGAGAGAGCACACCAAGAAATTCTCACTATCTTGGTTCGCCGCTGTGCATGCGGCTGTCCCATTCATAGCCTTACTTCGGAAGTCTGTGCTGATGCCTAAATCAGCCATGGCGTTCACCATTGCCGCATCAGTACTTGGACAGGTCATTGGCTCCAGAGCAGAACGGTACCGTCTGAAGGCAGTGGCTTCGAAAAGTTCACCTCTGACTGAAACCTCCGCTGGTGTTGTGACAACGCAGACAAGCGAGCTACAGGTGCTCCAAGTGAAAACTGAAACCTCTGCTGGTGGTGCGACAACACAGACAAGCGAGCTACAGGTGCTCCAAGCAAAAACCGGCCACTGCAATGCGATTGAGGAGTGGAATTCAGTTTCCCTTCAGGTGGCGCGTCCTTCGTCATCCGCAGATGTGTTCTAA
- the LOC126629198 gene encoding uncharacterized protein LOC126629198 isoform X2, whose product MDSFFNFKAPSDDCVPSELDILKCPFLRNINEPTNFSFASSLAFPVPGRGAKGPIFEDGPNFDMAFRLFHGSDGVVPLSGKSYVHSDIVEPQPAPPMFNPLAAKAATISLSSFGAGGPFSFDAFHKKWKNQQKKSNSSKKDSTSKGGNSNHEAVGNEWLQSGNCPIAKSYRAVSGVIPLVAKAFQPPPGMKIKCPPAIVAARAALSRTAFAKNLRPQPLPAKVLVIGAMGMAANVPLGIWREHTKKFSLSWFAAVHAAVPFIALLRKSVLMPKSAMAFTIAASVLGQVIGSRAERYRLKAVASKSSPLTETSAGVVTTQTSELQVLQVKTETSAGGATTQTSELQVLQAKTGHCNAIEEWNSVSLQVARPSSSADVF is encoded by the exons ATGGATTCCTTTTTCAATTTCAAAGCTCCAAGTGACGATTGTGTGCCGTCTGAGCTAGACATTCTCAAATGCCCATTTTTGAGAAACATCAATGAGCCCACCAATTTTTCCTTCGCGTCATCCTTGGCGTTCCCAGTACCT GGACGTGGAGCCAAAGGTCCAATTTTTGAAGATGGTCCCAattttgacatggcatttcGGCTTTTCCATGGGAGTGACGGAGTTGTCCCACTTTCTGGAAAATCATATGTGCATTCTGACATAGTTGAGCCTCAACCAGCCCCACCCATGTTCAATCCAttagctgcaaaggcagctacGATCAGTCTCTCATCCTTTGGTGCTGGAGGGCCATTCAGTTTCGATGCATTCCATAAGAAATGGAAGAACCAGCAAAAGAAATCTAATTCCTCGAAAAAAGATTCTACGTCAAAG GGAGGAAATTCTAATCACGAGGCAGTGGGCAATGAGTGGCTGCAATCTGGAAACTGTCCGATCGCAAAGTCTTACCGTGCTGTTAGTGGTGTCATTCCACTAGTCGCAAAGGCTTTTCAGCCCCCTCCAGGCATGAAAATCAAGTGCCCGCCAGCAATAGTTGCAGCCCGAGCAGCCCTGTCGCGAACTGCATTTGCAAAGAACCTCCGCCCGCAACCCCTTCCTGCAAAAGTACTTGTGATTGGAGCGATGGGCATGGCAGCCAATGTTCCTTTAGGGATATGGAGAGAGCACACCAAGAAATTCTCACTATCTTGGTTCGCCGCTGTGCATGCGGCTGTCCCATTCATAGCCTTACTTCGGAAGTCTGTGCTGATGCCTAAATCAGCCATGGCGTTCACCATTGCCGCATCAGTACTTGGACAGGTCATTGGCTCCAGAGCAGAACGGTACCGTCTGAAGGCAGTGGCTTCGAAAAGTTCACCTCTGACTGAAACCTCCGCTGGTGTTGTGACAACGCAGACAAGCGAGCTACAGGTGCTCCAAGTGAAAACTGAAACCTCTGCTGGTGGTGCGACAACACAGACAAGCGAGCTACAGGTGCTCCAAGCAAAAACCGGCCACTGCAATGCGATTGAGGAGTGGAATTCAGTTTCCCTTCAGGTGGCGCGTCCTTCGTCATCCGCAGATGTGTTCTAA
- the LOC126629202 gene encoding uncharacterized protein LOC126629202, with translation MNNPMAVAPTKCQMMEEQKRQLGNNNVVNGRYLETNRANMPVFLMKSPPLVSRCLKPDVSSASASDQQQSSPAVAKLVLSFDPIAEVSEFTMELAATKSENVPKCYAMHVFEDVLPMSVFSESSQGTLSVEGRILQKFDMKPHGENLENYGKLCRERTKKYMKSRKIQVMNNDNGAHMRPRPGMMIGFMSPGASEKKKMPTKGSDMKRTRKDRGEMEDIMFNLFEQKPNRTLRQLIQETNQPEQFLKDILKDLCIYNNKGANQGTYELKPEYRKSVEEPTPD, from the exons ATGAACAACCCTATGGCCGTGGCGCCAACCAAGTGCCAAATGATGGAGGAGCAAAAGCGGCAACTAGGCAATAACAATGTCGTGAATGGGCGTTATTTGGAGACCAACAGAGCAAATATGCCGGTGTTCCTCATGAAATCTCCCCCGCTCGTCTCTCGCTGTCTGAAACCTGATGTCTCCTCCGCCTCCGCTTCTGATCAGCAGCAGTCTTCTCCCGCTGTTGCCAAGTTGGTTCTCTCTTTTGACCCTATTGCCGAGGTCAGCGAG TTCACCATGGAACTGGCGGCCACGAAATCTGAAAATGTACCCAAGTGTTACGCTATGCATGTGTTTGAAGACGTTCTTCCAATGTCTGTGTTTTCTGAGTCATCGCAAG GGACGTTATCCGTGGAGGGGAGGatattgcagaaatttgatatgaAGCCCCATGGTGAGAACCTTGAGAACTATGGGAAACTTTGCCGCGAAAGGACCAAAAAATATATGAAGAGTAGAAAGATTCAG GTGATGAACAACGACAATGGGGCTCATATGAGGCCCAGGCCAGGGATGATGATTGGTTTCATGTCTCCTGGAGCAAGC gagaaaaagaaaatgccaACGAAGGGGTCAGACATGAAAAGAACAAGGAAGGACCGCGGAGAAATGGAAGATATCATGTTTAATCTCTTTGAACAGAAACCAAATCGGACGTTAAGGCAACTGATCCAAGAGACTAACCAACCAGAA CAATTTTTGAAAGACATACTCAAGGATCTTTGTATCTACAACAACAAGGGAGCTAATCAAGGGACGTATGAGCTGAAACCGGAATACAGGAAATCAGTCGAGGAGCCAACTCCGGATTAG